One genomic region from Chthoniobacterales bacterium encodes:
- the folP gene encoding dihydropteroate synthase, which yields MGVLNVTPDSFSDGGAFVDPDRACAHALAMAEEGADIIDVGGESTRPGAEPVGESEELARVLPVIERLRAASDVLISIDTCKASVAAAAIAAGADIINDITALAGDPGMLEAARESDAGVVLMHMRGTPRTMQIAPVYDDVVAEVREFLRQRFDAAVASGIDPAQIALDPGIGFGKTPEHNHALLRCCDAFAIAGRPVLIGASRKSFLGRTLGTNDPRHRFWPGVALTSLCRERGARIFRVHDPRPHHEAMRMTEAILDGVPA from the coding sequence ATGGGCGTGCTTAACGTCACGCCCGACTCGTTTTCCGACGGCGGCGCCTTCGTGGATCCGGATCGGGCCTGCGCCCATGCGCTTGCCATGGCTGAGGAGGGCGCCGACATCATCGACGTCGGCGGCGAATCCACCCGCCCCGGCGCCGAACCGGTCGGCGAATCCGAGGAGCTCGCGCGGGTGCTGCCGGTCATCGAACGTCTCCGGGCGGCGTCCGACGTCCTGATCTCGATCGACACCTGCAAGGCCTCGGTCGCGGCGGCGGCAATTGCCGCCGGAGCGGACATCATCAACGACATCACCGCGCTGGCCGGTGATCCCGGAATGCTCGAGGCCGCCCGGGAAAGCGATGCCGGCGTCGTCCTCATGCACATGCGAGGAACTCCGCGCACGATGCAGATCGCGCCCGTTTACGACGATGTCGTCGCCGAAGTCCGGGAATTTCTTAGACAGCGATTTGACGCGGCAGTAGCCTCGGGCATCGACCCCGCACAGATAGCCTTGGACCCCGGAATCGGCTTCGGCAAAACGCCCGAGCACAATCACGCCCTTCTCCGATGCTGCGATGCCTTTGCCATCGCGGGACGCCCGGTGCTCATCGGAGCCTCGCGCAAATCCTTCCTGGGTCGGACCTTGGGGACGAATGATCCCCGGCACCGCTTCTGGCCGGGCGTCGCCCTCACCAGCCTTTGCCGGGAACGCGGCGCGCGAATTTTCCGGGTGCACGATCCCCGCCCGCATCACGAAGCGATGCGAATGACCGAGGCCATTCTCGACGGAGTGCCAGCATGA